GAGGAGCAGTGCGAGCCCATCACAAGGTTGTCCAGCGCATACCAGGCCGGATCAGCCGGGGGCTCCTGCTCGAACACGTCAAGCCCCGCGCCGTAAATGCTGCCAGCCTGAAGGGCCGCCAGCAGGGCGGCTTCGTCAATAAGCCCGCCGCGAGCGGTATTGATGATGACCGCCGTTTTCTTCATAGTGGCGATGCGTCCGGCATTGATGCAGTTGCGGGTTTCGTCCGTCAGCACCGTGTGCAGGGTGATGAAGTCCGCCTCGCGGCAGATGCGGTCCACATCCGCGCGCTCGACGCCCTCGCCCTTGGCCCAGGCTTCGTCCCAGGCAATGTCGTGGGCCAGAATCTTCATGCCGAAGCCCTGGGCGCGTTTGACCACGCAGCGGCCAATGGCTCCAAGGCCGATGATGCCCAGGGTTTTGCCGTAAAGGTCGATGCTGGTGATCTTGCCCCAATCTTTCTCACGGCAGCGGCGGTCAATAAGCCCGGCCTTGCGCGCCACCATCAGCATGAGGGTCAGGGCGTAGTCGGCCACGGCGTTGCTGTTGGCCCCAACCGTGCGCGACACCGCGATGCCGCGCTGCTTGCAGGCTTCAAGGTCAATATTGTCCAGCCCGACGCCATATTTGGCGATGGCCTTGAGTTCCGGCGCGGCGGCCAGCACAGAGGCGTCCATAGGGTCAACGCCCAAAATGACGCCCTGGCACGAGGCCAGTTTTTCACGCATCTGGTCGGCGGAAAGGATGCCGCCCGTGTCGTTGCGCACGACCTCAAGCCCGGCCTGCGCCAGACGGTCGAACAGTTCGGGATTGGTTTTGCCAAAAGAGCGGGGAGTAACAAGAATTTTCACTGTGATACCTCTTGGGGGCGGAGTGGGCCGCGCGGATA
This DNA window, taken from Desulfovibrio sp. 86, encodes the following:
- a CDS encoding phosphoglycerate dehydrogenase, yielding MKILVTPRSFGKTNPELFDRLAQAGLEVVRNDTGGILSADQMREKLASCQGVILGVDPMDASVLAAAPELKAIAKYGVGLDNIDLEACKQRGIAVSRTVGANSNAVADYALTLMLMVARKAGLIDRRCREKDWGKITSIDLYGKTLGIIGLGAIGRCVVKRAQGFGMKILAHDIAWDEAWAKGEGVERADVDRICREADFITLHTVLTDETRNCINAGRIATMKKTAVIINTARGGLIDEAALLAALQAGSIYGAGLDVFEQEPPADPAWYALDNLVMGSHCSSSTAGATESMGLMAVDNLLRDLGL